TTCTATTTTCGTCTCTGATTTcagcaacattttaaacttgCATTTTTAACTAAATGCAGATTATTATAAACTTTTATGAAGAGCATTTCTAAAAAGTTGCAAGGAATCAGATATTCATCTCAAATGCTTTGCATTTTCCAactaaaaaaggaaattatttAGTAAAATGACTTGTGTATATTGCTTTCAAATGAATAAACGCACAGTTACATAATATGTACCACTGACATTGAATTCAGTGCCTGTATAAAGTAATAGGAATTAATGTAGTTATAATACATacaataaactgaaaaatacGTTCCCATAAGGTCTATTTTAGACatttaatggttttaaaatttcaaaataggATTTAGAAATGTGCTGTTACTGAAGTGGGTCACGTATTTTTGAATACATTGTgtcttttagttattttaactTAATAATAGGGTAATGTTTCGATGAAATTGCTCCTGGGTTGAAATAAATCGTAACAATGAGgtcttacaaaataaaagaaagtacAGTTTTGGTCTCAGCGACAGAGGGAAGACTCTGGGTGTCACTTTAGTCCGTCTGCAGGTCTGGGATCAGTTTATTCCGTCTAAACAGTTGTTGGAAAACCGAACAGCGGACTCCAGATAAGCCTTGAAGAGTCACCGCCTATTTTTAACTTCAATAAAACTCCCAGCAACATGATTCGTCACAGCTATTGACGCAAAGCACTAATATCTTCCTGTGATTGGTTCCCTGTCCTGTCAAAGAATGTCAATCACAgtgatgagccaatcagagcccgCGCCTGCCTCTTTGTTCCTCCCGTTTGGGCTGTGACGCAGAGGGTCATGTGTTGTTTGTGCTCTGGCCCGAGAGATGTGTACAGAGAAGGGAACGGATTGCTAACGGAGCTAGCCGGATCCTCCCGATTATAGAAACACGGCTGAACGTGGTCATGTTGCACACGGTAGGCTTCATTTCGTGAAAAAGCCCGCTTTGGATTACCTTCCTCGGTACAAAAACGGGAAGAGGGACTTGTTTTTTTGGCGGACTAACAAAGCCGGTTTGTGAGTATTGCAAATCTGAGCAGAGCGAGTGAACGTTAGCTGGCCTAGCCGGACTCGGGAGCTCGTCTCCCAAAACAAGAATGGGGTCTAGGTCCACTCGGATTAGCTTGCTAGTAAAGTGACCTTTGATTGTATTCTTTGATGGCGAATTTCACGAATTACCAGGAAGGTAAGGCAGCGATGTTGATGGTGGAGACGCAGCAGAGGGACGTGGGGACGAAATCTGCGGCCGCTGCCACCGCAAACGGGGACGGCTCGGTCGGGGAACCCCCTTCCCCGTTAATTAATATCAGCGGCggtacaggaggaggaggaggcggctCTCGTTTCCATCTACCGCCCTCCAACCACCTCCACCATCAGCACCTCAGCCACCATCAACAGCAGCACCACCACTACCAACTGGCGCCGCAGCAGCAGCATCTTTCCGGGGAAAACATCGCAGAGTCCCCGGGCAGGAAAGCCTCCTACCAGGTACACGCCGCCGAGGACCCCGCCGCTGCCGCTTCTCCTGCCgcttgcagcagcagcagcagcagcggccaTGTATACGCGGCTGTGAATGTCGCCAGTACCTCGGACGTTGTGGATGATATTCGCAAATGTGGCTATCTGagaaagcaaaaacatggaCATAAGCGTTTTTTCGTGCTCAGGGCGGCCAGTCACCTCGGGCCAAGCCGCCTGGAATACTACGACAGCGAGAAGAAATTCAGGAACAGCCTGCGCTCTGCTGCCGCGGCCGCCGCCAGCGGTGGAGCGGTCGCCCCTTCTCCCCCGAAAAGGGTTATTTACCTCTACCAGTGCTTCACGGTGAACAAAAGGGCGGATTCCAAAAACAAACACCTCATTGCCCTTTATACTAAGGACGAGTATTTTGCTATTGTGGCTGAAAACGAGCAGGAGCAAGAGGACTGGTATGTAGCTGTCAGTGAGTTGATGAGTGAGGGTAAAAAAGGGCACTTGGATTCAGATGATTTAGATGATGGATATGGTACTGTAACTCCTGGTACTGTTTTTAAGGAGGTGTGGCAGGTGAATGTGAAACCTAAAGGACTGGGTCAAACAAAAAACCTCACAGGTGTTTACCGGCTATGCCTCTCTACTAAAACCATACACCTCGTAAAGTTGAACTCTGAAACCCCATGTGTTAACCTTCAACTTATGAATATCAGACGTTGTGGACATTCTGAAAGCTTTTTCTTCATTGAAGTGGGCCGTTCCTCCTCTATCGGGCCTGGAGAGATATGGATGCAAGTGGATGACTCTGTTGTGGCCCAAAATATGCATGAGACCATACTGGAGACGATGAAAGCCTTGAAAGCTTTTGCAGAGTTCAGACCAAGGAGTAAGAGCCAATCATCCGGCTCTAACCCGATGCCATTTATCACAACGCGGCGCCACCTGGGCAACCTGCCACCAAGCCAGACCGGACTGCAGAGACGGTCGAGGACAGAGTCTGTTGTCGGCACGCCACCTTCAAGTAAAAGCTCTGGTGCCAGCGGCTATCGCTTTCGAACATCTAGTGAGGGCGAGGGGACGATGAACCGACCTTTCCGCTCCGCCACAGGAAGTCTGGTTCACCTTAACTCAACACGTGCCCACCATGGTCGCCAGGACGGGGCAGGGAGCAGCAGTGGAGGTGGTGTTGCTACAGGAAATGCTGGCACGAGCACAGGAAGTGGGCGCTACGTCAGAGCCATCCCTGGCACATCGTCCACCTACCACGCCCGCTCCGCCTCGCTGCCAGTCTCTCATTTCCCCTCAACCACCAGCCCAGTAAGCGTCTCCTCCAGCAGCGGCCACGGCTCAGTCTCTGACACCCTCACACGCCCTTCAAGCGCTTCAATATGTGGCTCACCATCAGATGGCGGCTTCAACTCCTCAGACGAGTACGGCTCCAGTCCTGGTGACTTCAGGTACTTCCGGGTGAGGAGTAACACACCCGACTCTTTGGGTAAtaccccaccaatcagagaagaGAACTGTCTAAATGATTACATGGCCATGGGCTGGAACAGGGAGGTTTTTGGCACCAGTGGTGGCTCTGGAAACAACAGTGGAGCTGACACGCCACGGGATGAAAGCACATCAACGACAGAGGATGAGCGCTTATCTTCTTCATCATCACTAAGGAGGAGGACTCACTCATTCTCCAGACCTGCTGGCGGAGCGACTGGTGGCTCTGGGGTGGCGGTTTACCAGAAAATGACCCAGACCAACTTCTCTTTGGACGAAGGCTCGGATGTTGTGTTACCATTTGGAAGTGGGCTGCTCCGTGGTGGGCCgtcctcatcctcttcctccctccgcTCTGACTACAGCTCCTGCTCTGAGCACAGCCAGCAGAGCCGTCCTTCTACGCTCTCCCGGACGGAGGCCAGCGGAGAGcgtcctcccctctcctcttcgTCTGCCAAGGAAGACAGCGGCTACATGCCCATGATGTGTGGCGTGGCTGCATCGCCACGGGACACACCTCCTGACTACATGCCTATGCAACCCAGTTCTTACTCCCACCCCATCTCCCACTCCCCTCAATTTCACAGTCCAGCTTTAGGCCCCCGCTCAGCTCACCACCACCCACAACTCCAGTCACAATCCTCCACGGACTCTCACGGCTACATGATGATGCTCCCAGGTGGCAGCGGCAGCTCTCCCTCCCCTGGTCAGGCCTCACCAAGCCCACACAGCATGGCAGGTGCCAGCGGGACTGAAAGCATAGCTGAAAGACCAGAAAATGGGGAGTATATGGACATGTCATACAGCAGTTGTGGGGGGCGTAAGTTCTCAAACGAAGGGTATTACACACCTGGCACACCTGAGAGCACGCCAAAGTCTTACAGCCCCTATTTCTCCCTCCCTCGCTCCTATAAGACCCCCACACGAGAGAGAGATGAGAAAGAGTACGGGGAGTATGTTCCTATGAGTTCTCCTGCCAAACCTGTCTTTTCATCAGTTGCCACACCTGAAAAAAGAAGTGGGGCGAGTAGCAGCACCTCCACTCCTTCTCACCCACCTCCGCCTTATGGAGCTCACCATACGACAGCAGCAATGACTGACAGACGTGTAGTAAGGCCTAACCGTCTCCCTTTAGGTAGGAGAAGTTTTCACGGCCCTCTACGGGTCAGTGAGCCTTCTACAGCATCTACAGGCACCTCCACCTCTGTGCCTGCCACTGTCAGTTCCTCAGAAGGGCCTTCTAGTCCTGGAGAATACATCAACATTGAATTTGGGGATCATTATCCCCTCCAGCAACAGCCCCCTGCTTATCCTCATTCAATAGAAGATGAAACACCTTCCCTGGGGTCCAGCGATCACCGCCACTCCCCTCCACAGCCCCAAACTCACCAGGACTACATGAGTGTGGAAGTGGGCGCAGATCAGCAGGACAGCGCTGGATGTCTGGGTAAAAACCAGTCCCCCAGACCCAGCCTTGTCGCCCCCTGGAACCCACCTAGCTACATCAGACCCCTGGCTAGCAATCCTGGGGCGCTGGCCTCCCCTGGAGTCCCAACTGGAGGTCACTGGAGGTCCATGGGGGATGACTACACAGACATGACTTTCAACCTAAGCAGAGGTGACAGGGCGCAGACAAGCCCCACAGCCATGCTGCAGCACCTCTGTGTCATAGAGGGACATTACGGCCACACCACCTCTGCCTCTTCCTCATCTAtttcccctcctcttcctccgtCGAGCCCGAGCAGGGTGTCGACACACCAACCAGAACCAAAGGTGGTCCGGGCTGACCCTCAAGGCAGGAGAAGACACAGCTCTGAGACattctcctccacctcctcctctaaTTCTACTCCTTCTGGAGGTGGCCCATCATCCTCCTCCACTCACCCCTCCCAAGTCAACCCCTTAGCCTCCAATGGTTCTTACCTACAGGAGGGACAGGCCCCCAGGTGGGCCAGTTCAGCATCTTTTGACAGTGTTTGGGTGTCAGTGGAGGGTCTAGGGGACTCGACAGCCCACCACGCCCCCACGAGAGCTCTAGAGATGGGCTCAACCTCCgggacctcagcctcctcctcctcgtcggGGGTTGGAGGAGCTCGAATGTGCAGGAACATGTCTGTGGGTTACCAGAATGGCCTGAACTACATTGCCTTGGAGCTGAGGGAAGACGGGAGTAACACGGGAGCTGGTAGCAGCAACGGGAGCTCAACGGTGGCAGCAGTGGCAGCGGCGGCGGGGACAGTGCCTCTGCCGGAGAACGGAGCCTACGCCAGTATAGACTTCACCAAATCTGATGGAGTCACTACAACAACAAAGGGTgagtaaatgtttgtttttgtgtgacaGGTTGGGAAGTTTTGTTGTCTCTTTGGCTGGAAAATCGTTCctctagggatgcacgatgatgataataataatgaaaaagaagAATTACAAAAATTATAATATCTTTACTTGTACAGTGCTTTAAATACTGGGGTTTACAAAGTGAGAGAAATGCTTGTGT
This genomic stretch from Cheilinus undulatus linkage group 22, ASM1832078v1, whole genome shotgun sequence harbors:
- the LOC121504557 gene encoding insulin receptor substrate 2-B, with amino-acid sequence MANFTNYQEGKAAMLMVETQQRDVGTKSAAAATANGDGSVGEPPSPLINISGGTGGGGGGSRFHLPPSNHLHHQHLSHHQQQHHHYQLAPQQQHLSGENIAESPGRKASYQVHAAEDPAAAASPAACSSSSSSGHVYAAVNVASTSDVVDDIRKCGYLRKQKHGHKRFFVLRAASHLGPSRLEYYDSEKKFRNSLRSAAAAAASGGAVAPSPPKRVIYLYQCFTVNKRADSKNKHLIALYTKDEYFAIVAENEQEQEDWYVAVSELMSEGKKGHLDSDDLDDGYGTVTPGTVFKEVWQVNVKPKGLGQTKNLTGVYRLCLSTKTIHLVKLNSETPCVNLQLMNIRRCGHSESFFFIEVGRSSSIGPGEIWMQVDDSVVAQNMHETILETMKALKAFAEFRPRSKSQSSGSNPMPFITTRRHLGNLPPSQTGLQRRSRTESVVGTPPSSKSSGASGYRFRTSSEGEGTMNRPFRSATGSLVHLNSTRAHHGRQDGAGSSSGGGVATGNAGTSTGSGRYVRAIPGTSSTYHARSASLPVSHFPSTTSPVSVSSSSGHGSVSDTLTRPSSASICGSPSDGGFNSSDEYGSSPGDFRYFRVRSNTPDSLGNTPPIREENCLNDYMAMGWNREVFGTSGGSGNNSGADTPRDESTSTTEDERLSSSSSLRRRTHSFSRPAGGATGGSGVAVYQKMTQTNFSLDEGSDVVLPFGSGLLRGGPSSSSSSLRSDYSSCSEHSQQSRPSTLSRTEASGERPPLSSSSAKEDSGYMPMMCGVAASPRDTPPDYMPMQPSSYSHPISHSPQFHSPALGPRSAHHHPQLQSQSSTDSHGYMMMLPGGSGSSPSPGQASPSPHSMAGASGTESIAERPENGEYMDMSYSSCGGRKFSNEGYYTPGTPESTPKSYSPYFSLPRSYKTPTRERDEKEYGEYVPMSSPAKPVFSSVATPEKRSGASSSTSTPSHPPPPYGAHHTTAAMTDRRVVRPNRLPLGRRSFHGPLRVSEPSTASTGTSTSVPATVSSSEGPSSPGEYINIEFGDHYPLQQQPPAYPHSIEDETPSLGSSDHRHSPPQPQTHQDYMSVEVGADQQDSAGCLGKNQSPRPSLVAPWNPPSYIRPLASNPGALASPGVPTGGHWRSMGDDYTDMTFNLSRGDRAQTSPTAMLQHLCVIEGHYGHTTSASSSSISPPLPPSSPSRVSTHQPEPKVVRADPQGRRRHSSETFSSTSSSNSTPSGGGPSSSSTHPSQVNPLASNGSYLQEGQAPRWASSASFDSVWVSVEGLGDSTAHHAPTRALEMGSTSGTSASSSSSGVGGARMCRNMSVGYQNGLNYIALELREDGSNTGAGSSNGSSTVAAVAAAAGTVPLPENGAYASIDFTKSDGVTTTTKD